From Mycobacterium cookii:
CGCCATGGCTACGGCAAACTGAACCTCTCCGATGTCGCGGCGCAGGCCGGGATTTCGCGTCCGACGTTGTACAAGTCGTTCAAGTCGAAAGACGAATTACTCTCGGCATTCAGCGAATTCGAGCTGGAGCTGCTGCGTCACGACCTGGATCGGGCGATCGCCGGCCGACGCGGCCGCGACCGTGTCGACGCGCTGCTGGATTTCCTGGTCGACTTCTACACCTCGTACCAGATGCGGGGCCTGATCGAGATCGAGCCGAGCCTGGTGCTCGAACAGATGACCACGTCGCTGCCGGTGCTGGTTGACCTGGTGGTCCCGGTCCTGGCCAAGCAAGTCCCCGACCCGGAGACCGTCGCGCAGGCTCTGGTGCGACTTTCGTTGTGCCACTACCTGATCCCCGGCTACGACGACGACCGCATGCTGGAGCAGCTGCGTGCCGCGGTGGGCGTACGGTAGCCGGCCATGGCGCGGGTCGCAGGCAAGGTGGTCCTGATCACCGGCGGAGCGCGAGGTATGGGCGAGGCCCATGCCGAGGCGCTGGTGGCCGAGGGTGCACGCGTGGTGATCGGCGACATTCTCGACGACGCCGGTGGGGCAGTCGCCGAAAAGCTCGGCGAGGCAGCACTGTTCGTGCACCTCGACGTGACCGATCCGGCGCTGTGGGACCAGGCTGTCGCCGCCACGCTGGAGAGGTTCGGCCGGCTCGACGGATTGGTGAACAACGCCGGAATCGTCAAACTCGGGCCGCTGCGAGGTTCGTCGCTGTCGGATTGGCAGCGTGTCTTGGACGTCAACCTCACCGGGGCCTATCTCGGGATGCGTGCGGTCATCGAGCCGATGATCGCTGCCGGCTGCGGATCCATCGTCAACGTGTCGTCGGTCGAGGGGTTGGCGGGCAGCGCCAATCTGCACTCCTACGTGGCAGCGAAATTCGGGCTGCGCGGCATCACCAAATCCGCCGCGGTCGAGTTGGCGCGCTACAACATTCGGGTCAATTCGATTCATCCCGGCCTGGTGCACACGCCGTTGAGCGAAGGCGTGACCAAAGAATTCATGACGCCGATTCCGATGCGTCGCGGCGCGTCACCGGCTGAGATCGCGAACTTCGTCGTGTTTCTCGTCAGCGACGAGTCGTCGTACGCAACCGCGTCGGAGTTCGTCGTCGACGGCGGGTTGATGGGCTACGTGCCGACCAAGATCTAGCCGTATCTGCTGGTCGGGGCGGTTCGGCGGGCTTATTGCAATCATGCTGATTTACACAGCTGTCTTTCAGCAGCGCGGTCGATACGCTCCAAATCCGAATAGCTGGTCAGAACGAACCAGCGGCTAATGCAGTCCATCGCCGGTGACCGGCAACTCCCAGATTCCGACACCAGGAGGCGGCTATGACGGAGCCCGCGCAGCCGGAAAAGCGCCGCGGCAGACTGCCGTTTACGGTATCGCGGTTGAACATCCTCGGGATCGTCGCGATCCTCGGGGCGGCAAGTCTGATCGCCGTCCACAATCTGCACCACGACAATTCGCCCAACCAGATCCTCAACGTCTCCTACGACCCGACCCGGGAGCTGTACGCGGCGATCGACAAGACATTCGTCGACCAGTTCCGCAAGCAGACCGGCGTCACGGTGGAAGTCAAACAGTCCCATGGCGGTTCGGGGCGGCAGGCTTCCGAAGTCATCAAGGGCCATGAGAAGGCCGACGTGGTTTCGCTGGCCTTACCGAGCGATGTCGACGCGCTCCGCAAGCGCGGGCTCATCGCATCCGACTGGCAAAAGCGGCTGCCGAACCACTCCGTCCCCTACACCTCGACGATCGTGTTCGTCGTCCACAAGGACAACCCACTGAGGATCCACGACTGGCCCGACCTCATCAAAGATGGCGTCGAGATCGTGTCACCGAATCCCCGCACATCGGGTAACGGAAAGCTGAGCGTCCTCGCGGCCTGGGGTTCGGTGACGACGCGGGGCGGCAGCGAGCAGGCGGCTGCCGACTACGTCAGGTCGCTGCTCAGCCACGTCAAGGTCGCCGACACCGGATCGCGCGGCGCCGCCATTTCCTATGCGGTGGAAAAGATCGGCGACGTGCATCTGACTTGGGAGAACGAAGCCCTGCGTGAAGTCGCGGAGAACAAGGA
This genomic window contains:
- a CDS encoding sulfate ABC transporter substrate-binding protein, yielding MTEPAQPEKRRGRLPFTVSRLNILGIVAILGAASLIAVHNLHHDNSPNQILNVSYDPTRELYAAIDKTFVDQFRKQTGVTVEVKQSHGGSGRQASEVIKGHEKADVVSLALPSDVDALRKRGLIASDWQKRLPNHSVPYTSTIVFVVHKDNPLRIHDWPDLIKDGVEIVSPNPRTSGNGKLSVLAAWGSVTTRGGSEQAAADYVRSLLSHVKVADTGSRGAAISYAVEKIGDVHLTWENEALREVAENKDEFQIVYPPVSILAEPAVAWVDANLKDKKLASYAKSYLEFLYSDAAQETVAQYGYRPIKPDILAKHADRLPPINLFPVTAVAKSWYDAQEKFFGSNGIYDVVSSAPARVASAYSR
- a CDS encoding glucose 1-dehydrogenase; this encodes MARVAGKVVLITGGARGMGEAHAEALVAEGARVVIGDILDDAGGAVAEKLGEAALFVHLDVTDPALWDQAVAATLERFGRLDGLVNNAGIVKLGPLRGSSLSDWQRVLDVNLTGAYLGMRAVIEPMIAAGCGSIVNVSSVEGLAGSANLHSYVAAKFGLRGITKSAAVELARYNIRVNSIHPGLVHTPLSEGVTKEFMTPIPMRRGASPAEIANFVVFLVSDESSYATASEFVVDGGLMGYVPTKI
- a CDS encoding TetR/AcrR family transcriptional regulator, translated to MPDPDAIDDPMRDRILRATFKVLCRHGYGKLNLSDVAAQAGISRPTLYKSFKSKDELLSAFSEFELELLRHDLDRAIAGRRGRDRVDALLDFLVDFYTSYQMRGLIEIEPSLVLEQMTTSLPVLVDLVVPVLAKQVPDPETVAQALVRLSLCHYLIPGYDDDRMLEQLRAAVGVR